Within Osmia lignaria lignaria isolate PbOS001 chromosome 11, iyOsmLign1, whole genome shotgun sequence, the genomic segment tttttaaaaccGAGATTTAGATAACGTTAATTAATcagtattttaaaatacaatattgTACTTGATTTTATATTCATACTAATAATTTTAAGTCAGATACCAGAAAATATACACAGACTTTTGTCTTCATACATTTCATGTAAATTTGTATGgatatatttgtaaaagaataaatattttccttGAACTTCATAACTGATTTCGGTTTTTAATTTATCTGTATGAAACATCCTAAATTTGATGAACATaaagttcaaaatatttatttttctagtaATTGTATTAACAAGAAAAAGGTTTTTTATTACAGCAATTGTTAATAACAATGAAATTATGCTTTAATTATGAGTGAGATAGGAAGGATTTCGACGACATTAAAATAGTGCTGCCATCGCGGGCTTCGTTGGTGGAGTTTGCGTCATGTTTTTGTAGGAAACGTCAAGAAAGGTGGGGACACGAAGGCGCAGCTTACATTTCGCAGTCCACTGCTACTGCTTTAGTAAGATGGCTACCATGTTGTCTCGGACAGCCTCattcgttgaaaatttcacTCGATTCAGTGGATCGAAGGTACgctaaataatttctttttcatatgCTAGTATTTCGTTCATTTGCATTAATTCACACCTACATATTTCCTTTATTTGCACGCCCGAATATCTGTTAGTATTTACGCCACTGTTTCACAAGTGGAGTAATCACCATATTAGATGTTCTGTAGTCTGCTAAATTGGGCGCCAGGGTCAGACGATTCGAAGCCAAAGATTGCGGCCTTGCACTAAACACAATTTTTTTTACGAAATATGAGTATGACAATTGTGCAATACGAGGATGATCAATTTCAGACTCAACCTTTGATTTCATGGTCATTGACTTTGTCTTCTGCGTTCGTATTTAATTgatgattattaaattatgtCAGAACAAGTATCACTTGTCAGACAATTAGGAGCTGTCatactattgaaaatttcaaaatttaaacaatTGACGATTTTATTATTGATTTGATTTTTCAACAATGATTTTGTAAATACTTTTGtttcagtttaattaaattatttttttactacTTTCATGTTTTGTATGTTACTTTTACATAATCGTTTCAactaaaatatttgtttatcaAAAACAAAGTAAGTTACAAGTGCCAAGGATTTAATTGAAGCTACATATGTAGGTCATTACCACTGATTGATCTTTGAGTTCAGATTATTTTTACTTCCTATTGCTTAAAGCTCATGAACTAAGTTCATGAACTGTTGATGCTGATATGTTAAGTTATTTCTAATAGTTTAAAATTGTTTCATACATTGtagaatttatttctaaatgaaaatttaaagcaAGCATTTACAATACAAGTATAATATTGTTATGTAATTATACGCAATGTGCCAATTATAAAAgctaattataattgtaatttctgtaattatgaataattttttttcttcgttttttcaaataatttctttacattgttaaattattaatcaaacatttatctttttttaGATATTAGGTTGCAAAGTCAACTTAGCAAAGCAACCAGTTAGAAACTTAAATGTTCACGAACACATAAGTTATACTCTATTAAATGAAGCTGGGGTACCAACTCCTAAATTTGGAGTTGCTAAAACTCCAGATGAAGCTGCAAAACTTGCTGCTGACTTGAAaaccaaagatattgttttaAAAGCCCAAGTGTTAGCAGGTGGCAGAGGAAAAGGTCATTTTAAGGGTACTAGTATCAGTGGTGTAAAGATGTGTGAAACGTAAGTTAATACtgctatatatgtataataataaatcataataccATTTCATGTTATATTAATCTTTCTATTATAGACCAGAAGAAGCAAAAAAATTAGCCAGTCAAATGTTAGGTAAGTTACTCATTACTAAACAAACAGGTGAAGCAGGTAGGATATGCAATGCAGTAATGGTAACTCAGCGTATGTTTCCTCGTAAGGAATACTACCTTGCAGTCATGATGGAAAGAGCCTTTGGTGTaagtttttaaataacaaaattttaattaataaaattatagttcCTTTGATTTAAAAATCGTTAATTTAAGGGTCCAGTTATAATAGCTTCGAGTCAAGGTGGTGTAAATATTGAAGAGGTTGCTGCAACAAATCCTAATGCTATAATGTACGAACCTATTGACATCGACAAGGGTATTACGAAAGAACAGGCAGACCGTATTGTAGTTAAACTTGGTCTTCAAAATGTTAAAGATTATATTTCTGATATCATTATGAATCTATATACACTGTTTCTAAAAAAAGATGCCCTTTTATTGGAAGTGAATCCCCTTGCAGAAGACATCAATGGAAAATGTAAGATTAGTTAATAAAGAACTTGTTTGATTATgcttataaaaaataatgttactaaatgaagGATTTTATTTTATGCTGTCTAGACTTCGCATTGGATTGCAAATGCAGATTTGATGATAATGCCGAATTTAGGCAAAAAGAGCTATTCGCTTTACGGGATTGGTCTCAAGAAGATCCTAAAGAAGTTGAAGCTGCTAAATTTGACTTGAATTATATTGCACTTGATGGTACTATTGGGTGCATGGTAAATGGAGCAGGTTTAGCCATGGCCACTAtggatattataaaattacatgGAGGGGAACCAGCTAATTTCTTAGatgtgggtggtggtgcatctACCTCTGCTGTAAAGGAagcatttaaaataattacttctGATTCACGAGTAAGTTATCTACATGTAATGTATCTACAGTCTTActttaatattataatgatattgacatGTGTTTACATTGAATACAGGTTCATGCTCTCTTAGTTAACATATTTGGTGGAATTATGAGATGCGATGTTATTGCAGAGGGAATTATCGCTGCAACTAAAGAACTTAGCTTAAAAATCCCAGTTGTTGTTCGATTGCAGGtataatacaaataataaatactttTATGTAAATAATAACTAAATAAGTATTTAATagtactatattacattattgtaTGATTTCAGGGTACAAACGTAGACGAAGCGAAAGCGCTTATCGCGAATGCAGGTTTAAAAATTGTACCAATCGATGATCTTGACGAAGCTGCCCGTGTTGCGGTGAAATTATCAACCATTGTTAAATTAGCGCAATCGGAAAATCTCAGTGTCAACTTCGAAATCCCTTCAATTTCATAAACTTAGTAAAAATATATACCAAGAGGAATACGAAAGTATATTCATAATTTGTTAAATTCTTGAAACAATATTTGAAAGTAATAACTAGATTAACAATCTCAACTGTCATTTCTGTCTTGTATTTAGAATCACATTTGAATATCTTACACATTTTTATTAGAAGCTAAACGGAAATAGTTACTGAAAATGCTGGATTTCCTTGATTTTcggtaaatttatttttcaaaaagacAGACGTTTGTTTGTCGCTATATACTGTTAGTAAAATACCAGATAATTTATTCATATTTGGTGTCGCATCTTTAATGTAAGCACAAATTCTTTCCCGAGAAGTATTTCAAACTTCTTCAAGAATGTAATTTATTGCTTACCCATTAACGGGTTCTGTGATTCAGTATTAAAGTTAAGTTACACGATATATATGTATCAAAATAGTCATATTTTTTGCAAGAAAATCTGTCCTACATTCTTTTAAAGTCCATATTTTGTACTAACAAAGTACATGGTTATTGTCGATAAACGGAACCTTTTGTATAATcatgtatgaaaaaaaaatgttatatttcaGACACTTGAGATATACTTGTTATATCTCGTTTAAAAAAAAGGCCtgtttaatgtaatatagatacaTGTAGttatgtgtatacatatataaattattttacgtaATTTTAGTTTGTCTTCATTCTGTTAACAAATCAAAAGTAATGTTCACGTTTTTCTTTCCCTAAGACATATATTGCAAAATAACTCGATTACGACGTATCAGTATTATGACATGACGTGATCAACTAATGATGAAATTCATTTATTGATATACTGTTCGCATTTACTTTATAGACAGTACACAATACGTCATAAAATGTATCATACTACAAATCCATagcataatttaatttattaaaaataattttataagatCATTATTAATGATAAACCCGTGTTacgttattttaaaatttaaatgttcCTTCGAATGTGACACTGTTTAAAAGTATTTTTGCTTAAATGAAATTGTTACGACCGATAATGGTATTCtctttttcaataaaaacatCGTATTGTTATGATGGCTATGTCCTTCATTTGtctataaaataacaaatttgtaATATTCAAATAcgcaaaatattatataaacttgTGTAAACTCAAAATTTTCcatattcaaatatttatagaTCGAAAAATGCAAACAGCTTCAAGGTGTTGAAAAAAAAGTAGActtggaatatttttaaataattttttattcgaggGAAGGACATCGCCAATTTCCCTGTGAAACCCTATCATACTTGGTACTGTATGTATATTGTATAACAATTGTTTTTCATCGCAATATCGGGCTAGTGTTAATACGAAATTGGAAAACAAAAATAAGTTAATCGATAATTTACTTCTCCAAAGCAACTTGTTTCgtcataaaaatttgtatattacaAACATAAACTTTTCAAGAATGATTAACTTACACTAGTGATAAAACTAACAttgttttacaattaattttgtcCATTTGGCATCTgtcaaattcttaaattttattaacaagtTTTAACTTAAAAATACTCGATGCTTTGGtccttcatttatatcattaaGAAAGAATCATGTCCTGGATTTCTCACGCATTATTGCTACCGGTTAATCGCAATTAATTAATCATCTCGTTTGTTATGTTCTCCAAACAAACGGTTTGTATCACGTTCTACACCCGTATCCTTACAAACTCCTTCCTTAGCATCGCATGATAATCCATTTGCACAGGGACAAAGAATGTAATGAACATCCGTCAACGTTACCAAAGCGCCATCAGGATATCCCACAGTCATATTAATGGCCGATGCACTACCTGGTCTGCAAACTTCTCCTTCTTTCTGCATTGCTCTACATTCTGGAATACTGTACCTTATCGGTcctagaataattaattaacgttttCTTTATAACAGAAATTTTCTTGTCTTGTGTAACTtgatgtaaaaaataattacctaTGGTACAACAGTAGCCTGATTCGCACTCCAAATTGTTCTGGCAACGTATATAGTCCGGTCTAGCGGGTTGTGCGCGGGAGGAACAACTCAgtataaagaaaagaaacgaagtgACAAAAATTGGCGTCATCGTTGTTATTTTCGTTTGCTGACTCCTACGAAAGagaaaaaacaaattttagTCTTCTATGATATCAAATGTTATTTCGAATTGTATCCATCATTCAATGATTATCCATGTAATTAGTCATATtctgatatatttttttttttttaattctgtttAACTATACAGTTAGGAGTACCGTTTCAGGAAATAATGTTACGTAGGTTGCTCGTATATGGACCGATCTTTTGTCCACAGATTAGTCACACGTACAATCGTCATATGAATAAGTTAAAACATTTATTCCCGATATCGGTACTCCTTGATACGCTCAATGTTTGTACTAATTTCAATGTTCTGTAAATATCCTCAGACCTTCACCTTTCTCTTAGCCGCGATAAAACATCATTGAAAATGATAGAACTACTAAGATGAATAGAATAGCACGAATGTTCTGAAATTTGAATATAATGAGCATTGTTAGACATTTAATGAGCTAGTGAAGCATCCGACGCGCGACGATACGTACACGTATGCTAATATTAGTTTATACTAGTGAATACTAGTTTACTGAATCTATTGTGAAGTTTATCcatgtaatttaaaatatgcGATCACCAGGTTTTGAATCAATCGAAATGATCGTGTTCGATATTCAGATGGTGGTCCCTTCGTTTGAAATGTTCTGCGCAATATCCGCGTGTCTTACAGGATTTCATGCGTATAATTATGGTATTTAACTCTCCGACAATGGTCCCCTAAGAcaacaattgaaatttaattttatactctattttaattcaatttcttaaattttatattattcatttaGTTATTATTTGAAGTTGCGATTTACCTAATCTGCTTACGTGTTAATCACGCGCACCGCTCACTTCTAATCGTTTTCTTTGATCTAAActaaaagataagaaaaatgtGTATCTTAAACACTTACAAATCTTCCACGTTGTCCACGCTCAGCAAACACTTGTCGACATTTGATCGTGCAAACCGGTGAGCCTGTTGTTTTTATACAGGCTCTTCCTCCGCTTCGTTCGTTCCTCCAAATAAACGAATAGTTCGCGCGTTTTTCCTCAGGAGAGAAAGATTCACGTTCGATGCGCCTCTGACCGCACCAGATCGCTCACCTTGCCCTGAATAATACGGTGTTTAATATCAGCAAATAATTTAATCTTTTGTACACCGAATTAACGAACAGCTAATTAAATGAACCTCGTACTTAGTTTGAAAAAAAAGGACACAGATAAAGATAGAAAACAGGATGATTTAGGTATTTAAAGAAGGGCGGCAAAACTTCCTTAAATACATATTCcttgaatatatttttcttctggAAATGATAACGCGAGGTCAGGTATAAGAATATCGCGCCGCTATCCGAAAATCCACTTTGATTAGGCGATGTACCAGTCGGAAAAGTGAACATTTCCCATGGCGATAACAGGCAACTTTTTCTAGACACCTTAAAGGTATTTTCTTATATTCTTATACTAtgtaaataatgataaattcaatgaaaaattgctCGTTTATAATTGCAGTATTACGTAATCAATTGAATGGAAATCCCATTCGTGAAGTCAGATCGCATCAGATCCTGAAAGCATACGCTTAGGATTAATAATTAATGGTATAAGTTGTTCCAATACAATGATATTAATCGAGGAGAGTACAATAGACAGAACATTGCAGCGCGTATGTATAATTTATGTACATCGCAGGAAAATCAAGACATGATTCTTTCAAAATGATACACGTAATAGTTTAGTGTTTCTctaagttttaaataaatacctaCCTAAAAGCTTGAGCAGTTGATTGACCCGCGTTATGTATAAAAAGGCTATTAAGTGTTACTTCGtttctgattaattattttctagtTTGCGTTATCGTAAAACCAACATTACTCCTTCCAAAACCAGATTATTGTTACGTATAAACATATAATTGTATaccctaattttattttctgcgttcatgtaatttgctgtatttctctttttagcttattgaataaactcattacaagaacgaacgtgttgattttattactcccgtatgtatcctttacatctctgcacccctAATAAATcggcattattttcatcctagcattccttacatcactgcatcctttacatccttgcatcctttacaGCTCTGTCACTCTTACATCCCCGTATGCCTAACATCCCTCTATCCTTTACACCTTTCTATCACTTACACCCTTCAATCCTTTACAGCTCTGTCACTCTTATATCCCCGTATGCCTAACATCCCTCTATCCTTTACACCTTTCTATCACTTACACCCTTcaatcctttacatccccctATTCCTTAAATGTTTGTTCTTCTTACAACCTTGTTTCCCTTATAGCCCTGCATCCCACAAATCACTCTATTCCCTACAATCTGCGGTGCCTTACATCTCTTTATCACTTACATCTTTGAAATTACGTTTTTGGCGTTCGTAATAGCGCCCTctagtggcgaaaaaaggaactaaagtacgaataaatttagcgccatctggttgcaaaaaaggaactaaaccttgccgaaattttggccctctagcgggaaaaatgtgtactaaaatctcgacctcaagtcagcgccatctggtttcggaaaaaggaactaaatcatgcaccatttttggccctctggcggcaaaaatgtgaagtaaaatctcgacctcgagtcagcgccatctggtttcggaaaaaggaactaaatcatgcaccatttctggccctctggcggcaaaaatgtgaactaaaatctcgacctcgagtcagcgccacctggtttcggaaaaaggaactaaaccatgcaccatttttggccctctggcggcaaaaatgtgaactaaaatctcgacctcgagtcagcgccatctggtttcggaaaaaggaactaaatttgtacaagattttacttacctttacttacctttactcgaaccattttttgtaatatatttattataagggttgcaggggtACAAGAGATGTAGGGATATGAGGAttgcaggcatgtaagggatgcggtGATGTAATGGGTGCAGGGATTCAAAGAATTCAAGGACATAAGGGATGGAGATCTAAGGGATGAAGGGGTGTAAGCGGTACAGGGATGTAAGTGATGTAGACATGTAAGGgctgcagagatgtaagggacgcTGGGATTTCAAAGATGTctacatgtaagggatgcaggaatataagagaTATAGGGCTGAGCCCCGTGGGACCCACaaagacaaaaaaaataataaataaatgtattgaAAAATGTGAGCTGAAGCCCATGAAGAGGGAtgcaatcataaatgttattccccctcgatgagcttatttaataagaaaagaaaatatataaaataaattaaataaactccggaaaAAAATTAGAGGATGATTATTACCCCGGTTGGGTCTACATACGGGCCTGTTTTCATcctggggtatcagggaccccgatgcaccggTGGTATTCTTTGCATACCAACATTATGACAtctggggtgttaaggaccccgaagtatCGGTGatactctgcataccgacattctggcatctggggtgcctgggaccccgaagcatagGTGATACTCGTTGTGGCAtctggggtgttaaggaccccgaagcatcggtgatactctttacataccgacattcTGGCACCTGGGGTGCCTGAGACCCCGAAGCATAGGTGATACTCCTTGTGGCAtctggggtgttaaggaccccaaaGCTTCGGTGATactctttacataccgacattcTGGCATCTGGGGTGCCTGGGACCCCTGAGCATAGGTGATACTCATTGTGGCAtctggggtgttaaggaccccagAGCATCGGTGATACTCTTTGCATACCTACATTCTGGCATCTGGGGTgcctgggaccccgaagcatcggtGATGCTCATTGTGGCAtctggggtgttaaggaccccaaaGCATCAGTGATactctttacataccgacattcTGACATCAGGGGTgcctgggaccccgaagcatcggtgatactctttacataccgacattctggcatctggggtgttaaggaccccgaaacttCGGTGAAACTTTATGTATACCGACATTGTGGCAtgcggggtgtcagggaccccgaagcaccgctgACACTGttctatataaatatgtatatatcgaATACAAAGTCGGTAAGTTGTCGTGTAGTTTCCCCCGtttctgtatagatggcgctaggatcgaattttaaaagttatggcggtctttttaaaatacaattttgtcAAACGCTTATTTTGATAGTTCctactttaataatttttctgtcttgtGCTGAATTtgtgatttctaaaaaaatgaaattaaaaggagTCAAAAGTGTGTCTTTTCAGTTGTAACCTGGAGGTGTTTGAGACCCCTAAAATCATGATCCTTtaagaacaaaggcatgtccaatcTTGTTGGATCTGCAGTCACTGCTAGAAATAACCTCATGTCCTATGTGAAGAATTATGTATAATGATGCTTTCGGTTTCGCGGGGTTACAACTATTTATAAAACCAGCTATTTAATCGTGCGCCATTAAAATGGTTGAACACGCACCGGCATTATACCTGAGATAATTCATTGCTGTGTCTTTCAGCATTCATTGataatttgaaaagaatttacTGATTCTATAATGGAACAAATACATTTGTGAGATCAGTGGAtctattttatcttttttcaaTCCATCCACAAGTTTAATCATGGTAATTGGCTTGTATATAATAACATATAAGATTTAAAAGCctctaatgaacatttaatgttcttctaaaatgaatttaatgttttaggCTCTCCTAGGAGCTCAGTTAGTTATTACTCTTATAATGGTCAGTGTTATTCAAAAATTAACTCCTCATTTTTCTCTGGCAAGATGGATTCTGTGTTCTACAGGGTATCTATTTAAGTATTAAAAACCAATCAATCAGTAGCATAATATATAAGGTATTATTAATGAGAGTTCATAATTGTTTAACAGTTTGACACGTTATTTGTACCCAACTGATCAACAACTCAGAACACTGGCAGGTGTACCCAAAGAAAAAGTCAAGAAAAGCAAGAATATAGAAAATGGAAAGGTTGGAGATGTGTTTCATGTTCCTAGGAATTTGAATATTACACTTGAGAGTGCTAAGataactacattagatgtggtgcatttgaaatattatacagAATATCAGTGGTTATTGGACTTTTCTATTTATGCTACCGCAGTTTATATCATGACAGAGGttggtaattttattatttaaataaacaagatAATTCTCTTTGTGTCTGGATCCtcatatttgtaattttttaatcacttAATAGCTGTACAATTATTTATATCCAATTAAAGATGAAATTAATCTAAGTATGCTTTGGTGCTCATTGGTTCTGGGTTTTGCATTGTATCCTTTGTATTATTGGCACATATTGTAAGGGTATATTGTATGTTCCAGTAATAACTTTCATATTTTGATGTGTTTACTTTCCTTAATCAATATGTAGCAAAGTATTACTTTCTCTTTGGGTACAATACTTTAAAGGAGAAGAGAGCATAGGTGAACGATCTACATGTATTGTAACTGGATTTGCTTATCTTCTTATAGCTATGATAGTTCTTATTGTTGATGAGAATAACCTTGAAATTGGATTGGACAAAGCTTATGCAAGTTTCAACCATAGTGCATCTCTTTTTTTAGATAATCAAGGTCTTTCTTCTACGTAAGTTTGTCAGATTTTGAATTTAAGTGAAAATTTACAATATCTTTAACTTTATTTGTATATTAAAGTAATTTTGTTTGTAGAGGACCTGCATCAAAAATTGTTGTCAAGTTCTTCCTTGCCTTATGGTGTGGCTTGGTTGGTTCTTTCTTTACTTTTCCAGGGTTAAGAGTGTCAAAAATGCATTGGGATGCATTGAGGTACTAATATCTGATTTACTTCTAATATGTTCTTGCATTagcaaattaataataaaaaatcatgtTTCAGATATTACAAAGATCAAAAGTTACTGTTATTAATAGCAAATATCAGTTATGCCTCTCCACTTTTGTTAGTGAGTTTATGGATTAAACCTATCAGCAGAGATTATCTTACAGTTCGAATATTTACTGGTATGAATGGGCCACTGTAAGTTAAGTTAGTAATAAAAACTATCCTGATATACtcatgtataaaaatatgtatacaaacAGAACAATTATTGCAGCATGACACCTGCAGCTTTTGAGAGTATGAGGTTAATTGTAATAGTTATTGCAGTTTTATTGAAACTTGTATTAATGCCAATGTACTTGCAATCATACCTTAATTTAGCTGTACAACGATTAGAGAATCAAAAGAAGGAAGCTGGAAGAATCACAAACGTTGATTTACAAAAAAAGGTATTTAGAAGTAAAGGTGTAGTGTGttcttttttatcaaaattataatcaatgTGTTTTGTTTCAGATTGCCGCAGTATTTTACTACTTGTGCGTCGTAGCGTTACAATATATTGTTCCATTAATCATATGTGTATTTTTTACTTTCATGTACAAGACATTAGGTAAAGTAAATAAGTTGATAGCATTGCGAACTAATAATTATATCATGCATTGAAGGtgtttgtacatttaatatttatcttaGGTGGTTATACATGGGAAGGTATTCTAAAGGGGTCAGCACTTGAAGAATGTCCAGCAGATGAACCACCTAAATCTGTACCAAGTGCAATGAACAACGATGATAATGAAAAAACCGTCGTACAAACAGCGCAAGATTTCCAACTAGCTTTGAGTTCTTTAAAGCaggtaatattaataattacataacTAGCAGTAGGTATCTTCtgaaatttcttcatatatttcTTATTTGACAGATATTCACTACAGATGTGTATAGAGGTTTGTTAGGTTTAGCAACATGGTGGAGTTGTTTCGCATTGTTTGCAACTACCGCTATGGGGATGTTTTATCAATCATACTTTACTAGTATGTAAGAAAATATTATCAAGGGGGACATTTGAAGTCATTTCGCACAAAGTTACGTCATTGGTTTGTCGATGCTGAAACTATTGGATTAATGCATAAATCCCAAAATCTATTTATTTTAAAGAAGTACCTATATGAAGGTATGCACAATACCGGCTGTTTCAAGGGAGCGTTGATAAAACTTTTATAATATAGATAGCAATACAAATGATACGATTGCAATACGAATAAACTAACTATTTCAACAAAAAAGTTTAAGATTAGCAATTGCATACTCCTTTTATATTGTACAACATATAacgtttatataaaaaattaagagaATACTTTGTCATAAAGTATTGCAAACATAAAAAcagagaaatttttaaatgttttacaGTTAATTCTAAATAAAACTTTCGAATGTATGCAAGACATAAATAAATCGAATCACTGCCAGTAGATAAGCTATTTGGTATTCCATGAGAAACCAACTGATTACGATTAATAACTCGTCTGTGTAGCAATTCCTCATTAACCTGGTCGAAAGTCGCTTTCGTCGATAATATTACAATCGTAGATAGTTCAAATAGAAATATTACAATGTCATGTACATATTCACTTTAACAATATGTAATGCAAATCTTGTGTATATTTCTGTAcagtgtttattaaaattttgcgtaCAATAATGATAAATTTTATTGGTGAAAATCATGATAAATTTTTGTTTGAATATTTTCGttccttaattatttatttcttattcattaTATCATATTATAAAGATCCGTGAAAGAGAAAACTATTTGAAGTGATTACAATTCATGGATTGTGCTATTTTGGTATAATGGTATGGTATCATGGAGAAAGTACGATGGTACATTTGAAAATGTGTCGATGCGATGCTACTCACGTATCAACCAGGCTGCTTCCGCGATATATAACCCCCCACAGACTTACTCAATGTCAGAATAGCTATTGATTTTCGTCGACGATAATACTGTCAGTGATTTTTTAACGATAAACTTTTTGGAGAGAATCGAATAAGTTCCTAAAAACTTACAACATGCTGGTAAGTACCAATCATTGTAACAGAAGTTCTTACTCTAACATAATGTTCCTACCATTACATATTTCAATACAAATcattattttcagaaatatacAGCACTTTATTGCATGATGTTTCTTTCTGTGTTTGGTGAACCACCTATTCAAGGTGTAAGACCAACCAATGTACTAGGCAGTTCTGATCAACATGCATCTTTTAGTTTTGTTAGACCAGGCTTAACACAAACAGCTTTTGCATTTAGTGGCCCTAGCTCTCACCAGTCATTTAGCTCCAGTATTGGAAATCCTTATTTGGCACAAAGAGTTTTGCCAAATGTTGCTAATGCACTTACCTATAGAAATCCTGGCTTAGGTTTGTAATGTATTTTTA encodes:
- the ScsbetaA gene encoding LOW QUALITY PROTEIN: succinyl-coenzyme A synthetase beta subunit, ADP-forming (The sequence of the model RefSeq protein was modified relative to this genomic sequence to represent the inferred CDS: deleted 1 base in 1 codon; substituted 1 base at 1 genomic stop codon) gives rise to the protein MTPGISTLMSFAQRIEGQILSRTSALKHWTTQQIRHMRVHEHIAYTLLKQAGIPTPPFGVAKTPDEVAKIAADLKTKDIVLKAQVLAGGRGMGHFKGTNVSGVVMCETPEQAKTLASNMIGKLLITKQTGAAGKICNSVMVTTRMFPRKEYYMAVMLERSFDGPVVIVSKQGGVNIEDVAATNPEAISYIPINIMEGLTVEQVKTIVDKLGIEGEGREITSIIACNLYELFIEKEALLLEINPFALDICGEYFALDCKCSFDDSSEYRQKELFALQDESQMDPNELQAAKFNLNYISLDGNIGCMVNGAGLAMATMDLIKLYGGMPANFLDVGGTATAETVKEGRSDFSKYIWWYHEMXHNRSRNYHCIQGFKFDHSNSCKAAGNVKKGGDTKAQLTFRSPLLLFSKMATMLSRTASFVENFTRFSGSKILGCKVNLAKQPVRNLNVHEHISYTLLNEAGVPTPKFGVAKTPDEAAKLAADLKTKDIVLKAQVLAGGRGKGHFKGTSISGVKMCETPEEAKKLASQMLGKLLITKQTGEAGRICNAVMVTQRMFPRKEYYLAVMMERAFGGPVIIASSQGGVNIEEVAATNPNAIMYEPIDIDKGITKEQADRIVVKLGLQNVKDYISDIIMNLYTLFLKKDALLLEVNPLAEDINGKYFALDCKCRFDDNAEFRQKELFALRDWSQEDPKEVEAAKFDLNYIALDGTIGCMVNGAGLAMATMDIIKLHGGEPANFLDVGGGASTSAVKEAFKIITSDSRVHALLVNIFGGIMRCDVIAEGIIAATKELSLKIPVVVRLQGTNVDEAKALIANAGLKIVPIDDLDEAARVAVKLSTIVKLAQSENLSVNFEIPSIS
- the LOC117604180 gene encoding LOW QUALITY PROTEIN: uncharacterized protein LOC117604180 (The sequence of the model RefSeq protein was modified relative to this genomic sequence to represent the inferred CDS: deleted 3 bases in 2 codons), whose amino-acid sequence is MSITYAQGSQAPQMPECRYVKSITEALGSLTPQMPQGVSPMLRGLRHPRCQNVETPYYSGQGERSGAVRGASNVNLSLLRKNARTSFIWRNERSGGRACIKTQAHRFARSNVDKCLLSVDNVEDLSQQTKITTMTPIFVTSFLFFILSCSSRAQPARPDYIRCQNNLECESGYCCTIGPIRYSIPECRAMQKEGEVCRPGSASAINMTVGYPDGALVTLTDVHYILCPCANGLSCDAKEGVCKDTGVERDTNRLFGEHNKRDD
- the emei gene encoding transmembrane protein 161-like emei, with amino-acid sequence MALLGAQLVITLIMVSVIQKLTPHFSLARWILCSTGLTRYLYPTDQQLRTLAGVPKEKVKKSKNIENGKVGDVFHVPRNLNITLESAKITTLDVVHLKYYTEYQWLLDFSIYATAVYIMTELYNYLYPIKDEINLSMLWCSLVLGFAFKVLLSLWVQYFKGEESIGERSTCIVTGFAYLLIAMIVLIVDENNLEIGLDKAYASFNHSASLFLDNQGLSSTGPASKIVVKFFLALWCGLVGSFFTFPGLRVSKMHWDALRYYKDQKLLLLIANISYASPLLLVSLWIKPISRDYLTVRIFTGMNGPLMTPAAFESMRLIVIVIAVLLKLVLMPMYLQSYLNLAVQRLENQKKEAGRITNVDLQKKIAAVFYYLCVVALQYIVPLIICVFFTFMYKTLGGYTWEGILKGSALEECPADEPPKSVPSAMNNDDNEKTVVQTAQDFQLALSSLKQIFTTDVYRGLLGLATWWSCFALFATTAMGMFYQSYFTSM